CTGATCGTGCAGCGTCGCCGAACGAGGGATGACCAGTGACCCAGACCCCCGTCCTGATCACGACCACCGGCCCCGACAAGCCGGGTGTCTCGTCCGTGCTGTTCGCCGTGCTGACCCGCCACGACGTCGACGTGCTCGACGTCGAGCAGGTCGTCATCCGCGGGCAGCTCGTGCTCGGCGTGCTCGCCGGCGTGTACCGCGACCCGGAGGGCCTGCAGGAGTCCGTCGAGCAGGCGATGGCGTCCGTCGGCATGCAGGTCGACGTGAAAATCGGCTCGGCGATCGGCGACGACCCGTTCGCGCTCGGCCGCAGCGACTCCTCCCACGTGCTGGTGGTGCTGGGCCGTCCGGTGACCGCGCGCGGCTTCTCGGAGGTCGCGCGGCGGCTGGCGTCGCTGGGCGCCAACATCGACGCGATCCGCAGCGTCGCCGACTACCCGGTGACCGGGCTGGAGCTGTACGTCTCGGTCGACCGGGACACCCCGGAGGCCGACACGGCGTTGCGCTCGGAGCTCGCCGACGCCGCCGTCGAGGCGGGCGTCGACATCGCCGTCGAGCGGGCGGGCATCACCCGGCGGGCGAAGCGGCTGGTCGTCTTCGACGTCGACTCGACGCTCATCCAGGGTGAGGTCATCGAGATGCTCGGCGCGCACGCCGGGGTCGAGCCGGAGATCCGCGAGATCACCGAGGCCGCCATGCGCGGCGAACTCAACTTCACGGAATCGCTGGAACGCCGGGTCGCACTGCTGGAGGGCCTGCCCGCTTCGGCGATCGACGAGGTCGCCGCGTCGATCGAGCTGACCCCCGGCGCCCGCACCACGATCCGCACGCTCAAGCGGATGGGGTTCAAGACCGGCGTGGTGTCCGGCGGGTTCACCCAGGTCATCGGCGGCCTGGTGGAGGAGCTCGGACTCGACTTCGCGGCGGCGAACGAGCTCGAGATCGTCGACGGCAAGCTCACCGGGCGCGTGGTCGGCGACGTCGTCGACCGCGCCGGCAAGGCGAAGGTGCTTCGCCGCTTCGCCGGTGAGTACGACATCCCACTGGAGCAGTGCGTCGCGGTCGGGGACGGCGCCAACGACATCGACATGCTGTCGGCGGCGGGCATGGGTGTCGCGTTCAACGCCAAGCCCGCGCTGCGCGAGGTGGCCGACACCGCGCTCTCGCACCCGTACCTCGACGCCGTGCTGTTCGTGCTCGGGCTCACCCGCGGTGAGGTCGAGGCGGCCGACGCCGCCGACGGACTCGAGCTGATGCGTCCGTGAGCAGCGTTCTCGACCCCCTGGGCGCCCGCTACGCCTACTGGCTGGGGCTTCCGGCCGAAGACACGTCGGACACCTCCGACGAGCTCCCGGAGGAAGTCCGGGCGATGCCGGTGATCCTGCGCATCGAGCGGGCCGAGCCGCCCGGCCGCACGCCGCTGCTGGAGGCCGCGGCGGCCGCCGCGCTGGCGGTCTGCCTCGACGAGCGCGCCGAGCCCGGCGGCGAATGGGCCGAGCCGGTGCACGCCTGGCTCGACAACCGGATCCGCAAGGTCGCGCGGCGGGCGCGGGGCGCGCACTGGGCGGCCGTCCAGGACCTGCCGGGCATCACGGTCGAGATCGACGGCGCCGAAGCGCGGGCCCTGGTGCCGGGCCTGGTCACCGAGGCTCCCAAGGAGGTCTCCCGGCTGCAGATCTCGGGCAGCGAGCTGCCGCCGGACGAGCCGGGGCCGCCGCCCGCCGGCGTCCCGCTGCTCCTGCTCAACCCGCACGCGCCGATGACCGTCGGCAAGGCCGCCGCGCAGGTCGGGCACGCCACGATGATCCTCGCCGCCCTGCTGGACGACGCGAAGCTCGCGGCCTGGGCCGAGCGGGGCTACCGGACCGCCGTGCGCACGGCGAGCGTCGCGCGGTGGAAGGAACTGCACCCGGGCGACGACCCGGAGGGCGCGTGGCGGCGCGACCGCGTCATCGCCGTCCGGGACGCCGGGTTCACCGAGGTCGACCCGGGCACCATCACGGTTCTTGCCCAGTGGGAGCCGGAACAAGCGGCTTCCTGATCGGGTTGGAGCGGGCATGGGACTGGAAGTACAGCGCGACGGGCAGCACGCCTTCGTCGGACGCAACGACCGCGGTGCGGAGGTCCGGCTGGGCCGGACGGGCGCGGAAGGGGCGTTCTCGCCCGCGGAGCTGCTGCAGATCGCGGCGGCGGGCTGCAGCGCGGTGACCGCCGAAGAGCTGATCACGCGGCGAGTCGGTGAAGACGCGAAGTTCCGCGTCACCGTCAGCGCCGACCGGCGTGAGGGTGCCTCGGAGCTGGACGCCGTGCACGTCGGCTTCGATGTCGACGTGTCGACTTTGGCGGCGGATCAGCGGGAAGCCCTGGCCGGTGCCGTGGATCGCGCGATCGAACGGCTCTGCACGGTGAGCCGGACGCTCAAGAAGGGGATTCCGGTGACGGAGGAGTTCCCGGCTTAGGGTCGGGAGCGACCGGGATCAGGGAATCCCACTCTTCGGCCAGCCTGCGCTGGTTTTGCTCGTCGAGGAAGGGCACCACGACGAAGCACGCGCGGCAGACCCGGGCATGCCGCACCAAGAAGACCGGACGCGATTCGAGGAACCCCGGCCGTTTGAACATCAGCCGGGCCCAGCTCGAGGCGGTGTCGAAGTCGGCGAGCGGGCTCAGCGCGTCTTCGGTGCCGCAGACGGGACAGCGCACCTCAGTTTTCGCTGGATTCCCAGACCACATAGGCCTGGTCGGCGTCGGTCGTCATGGCCTCGATGAACTTCTCGTTGTCGAAGCCGGGCAGGGCCTGCAGGCGCTCGATGAGCGCGTCGGCCGCCGGGTCGCCGCTTGGCACCGCCGTGCCCTTGCCATCCGTGCCCACCAGCATGAAGAACACGTCTTCGTTCCACGGGCCGTCGGGGATCACCCGGACCATCACCGACGACAGACCGGCCCACGTGACAGCTTCTTCGCTGCCGTCCGCGAGCCGCCGCCGCACGCCGGTGTCGTCGACACTGACGGTCCGGGACTGTGCGCTGGACGAATCCTGGGTCAACCGGTGCTCCCTTGTTGCTGTGCCGCTCGTACTGATCCGACCACAGCCACGGCCGAATGACTCCGCAGCGGCGGTTACGTTCTGTGTGGGGGCGGCCTGCTTTTGGTCGGATCAGTACTTGGGTTGCTTCACCGTACCGGGCGGTGTTGTGGACCGCGTCACGCGGGCGCGGCTGCGTCCAGTCGGCGCAACGCGTCCCGCGCCACCTTCGGGTCCATCGTGGGCCAGAACGGCGGCAGCGAGGCACGGAGGAATCCGCCGTAGCGGGCGTTCGCCAGCCGCGAATCCAGCACCGCGACCACGCCGCGGTCGGTGACCGACCGGTGCAGCCGCCCGGTGCCCTGCGCCAGCAGCAGCGCCGCGTGTGTGGCCGCCACCGTGAGGAACCCGTTGCCGCCGCGGGCTTCCACCGCGCGTTGCCGGGCCGAGGACACCGGGTCGTCCGGGCGCGGGAACGGGATCCGGTCGACCACCACGAGCTGCAGCGACGGCCCGGGCACGTCCACGCCCTGCCACAGGCTGAGCGTGCCGAACAGGCACGTGCGGACGTCCTCGGAGAACTTCTGGACCAGCAGCGATGTCGCGTCCTCGCCCTGGCAGAGGATCGGGAAGTCGAGCCGCTCGCGCATCTCCTCGGCCGCCTGCTTGGCCGCCCGCATCGAGGAGAACAGCCCCAGCGTGCGCCCGCCCGCGGCCTCGACCAGCTCGGCCAGTTCGTCCATTGTGGACGATGCGAGGCCGTCGCGGCCCGGCGGCGGCAGGTGCTTGGCCAGGTAGAGGATGCCGTTGCGCTTGTGGTCGAACGGCGAGCCGACGTCCAGGCCGGTCCACTTCGGCCCGGAATCGGTGTCGGACGGCGCTTCCTTGTCCGTCGCGGCGCCCGGTGCCTTCTCGACGCGTGCCGCGGCCGGCGGGAGCCCCCACTGGCGCGCCATGGTGTCGAACGTGCCGCCCAGGGTCAGCGTCGCCGAGGTGAGGACCGTCGTGTGCAGGTTGAAGACGCGCTCGCGCAGCAGCCCGGCGACGCCCAGCGGGGCGACCTTCAGCGCCGGCGGCCGCGGGTTCGACGAGTACTTGTCGCCGGAGAGCCACACGACGTCGCGCTGGTGCGCCTGGTCGTCGTCGAACGCCTCCAGCAGCCGGACCGCGGTGTCGTGCACCTCGTCGAGCAGCGAGCGCGCCAGCTTGCGCGCGGTGGCCCCTTCGACGTCCTCCTTGCGATCCGAGCCCAGCGCCGTGATGCACCGGTGCGCGGCGTCGCGGATCGCCGGGATGGCGCCCTTCAACGGCTGGGGCAGCTCGTCCATCCGGCCCGCGGGCAGGTCGTCGACGATCAGCGCCAGCCCGTCACCCGCCTCCAGCAGGCCGTCGGCGACGTCGGCGTCGATCAGCTTGCCGCAGCGGCGCGCCGCCGACGCGCACATCGCGCTGGTCAGCTCGCCGGTGGCGACCGAGGTGACGCGGTCGACGAGGTCGTGCGCCTCGTCGATGATCACGACGTCGTGGTCCGGCAGGACCTGGTAGCCCTGCAGGGCGTCGATCGCCAGCAGCGCGTGGTTGGTGACGATGACGTCGGCGCGGCCGGCCTCGGCGCGAGCCTTCTCGGCGAAGCAGTCCGTGCCGATCGGGCAGCGCGAAGCGCCGAGACATTCCTTCGCGGTCACCGACACCTGGCGCCACGCCTGGTCGGTGACGCCGGGGACGAGCTCGTCGCGGTCGCCGGTTTCGGTGTCCGACGCCCACTCCCGCAGCCTCGTGACCTCCTTGCCCAGCCGCGACACCGCGAACGGGTCGAAGAGCTGGGCGTCCTCCGGCTCGTCCGGTGCGCCGGAGTCCAGGCGGTGCAGGCACATGTAGTTGCGGCGGCCCTTGAGGATCGCGAAGGTCGGTTCGCGGCCGAGCGGCTTCTTCAGCGCTTTCGCCAGGCGCGGGAGGTCGCGGTCGACGAGCTGGCGCTGCAGCGCGATCGTCGCCGTGGAGACCACGACGGTGGCTTCCTTCTCGACGGCGTGGCGGATCGCGGGGACGAGGTAGGCCAAGGACTTGCCGGTGCCGGTGCCGGCCTGCACGGCCAGGTGCTCGCCGGTGCGGATGGCGCGGCCGACGGCGTCGGCCATCTGCACCTGCCCTGGGCGTTCGGCACCCCCGACGGACTCCACCGCGTGGGTGAGGAGTTCGAGGACGCCGGGGAAGTCAGTTCGGGCGGGCACAGCGACACATTAGCCGCCACCGCCGACAGGATCGGTGATCCGTCGCGAACGGGCCACTCGCGCCGTGTGCAGGAGACGGCGAAGGGGCCCGCCGTCGCGACGGCAGGCCCCTTCGGCACGCGTCAGTCCTCGGAAC
This genomic window from Amycolatopsis mongoliensis contains:
- a CDS encoding OsmC family protein, yielding MGLEVQRDGQHAFVGRNDRGAEVRLGRTGAEGAFSPAELLQIAAAGCSAVTAEELITRRVGEDAKFRVTVSADRREGASELDAVHVGFDVDVSTLAADQREALAGAVDRAIERLCTVSRTLKKGIPVTEEFPA
- a CDS encoding peptidyl-tRNA hydrolase codes for the protein MSSVLDPLGARYAYWLGLPAEDTSDTSDELPEEVRAMPVILRIERAEPPGRTPLLEAAAAAALAVCLDERAEPGGEWAEPVHAWLDNRIRKVARRARGAHWAAVQDLPGITVEIDGAEARALVPGLVTEAPKEVSRLQISGSELPPDEPGPPPAGVPLLLLNPHAPMTVGKAAAQVGHATMILAALLDDAKLAAWAERGYRTAVRTASVARWKELHPGDDPEGAWRRDRVIAVRDAGFTEVDPGTITVLAQWEPEQAAS
- a CDS encoding ATP-dependent DNA helicase, coding for MPARTDFPGVLELLTHAVESVGGAERPGQVQMADAVGRAIRTGEHLAVQAGTGTGKSLAYLVPAIRHAVEKEATVVVSTATIALQRQLVDRDLPRLAKALKKPLGREPTFAILKGRRNYMCLHRLDSGAPDEPEDAQLFDPFAVSRLGKEVTRLREWASDTETGDRDELVPGVTDQAWRQVSVTAKECLGASRCPIGTDCFAEKARAEAGRADVIVTNHALLAIDALQGYQVLPDHDVVIIDEAHDLVDRVTSVATGELTSAMCASAARRCGKLIDADVADGLLEAGDGLALIVDDLPAGRMDELPQPLKGAIPAIRDAAHRCITALGSDRKEDVEGATARKLARSLLDEVHDTAVRLLEAFDDDQAHQRDVVWLSGDKYSSNPRPPALKVAPLGVAGLLRERVFNLHTTVLTSATLTLGGTFDTMARQWGLPPAAARVEKAPGAATDKEAPSDTDSGPKWTGLDVGSPFDHKRNGILYLAKHLPPPGRDGLASSTMDELAELVEAAGGRTLGLFSSMRAAKQAAEEMRERLDFPILCQGEDATSLLVQKFSEDVRTCLFGTLSLWQGVDVPGPSLQLVVVDRIPFPRPDDPVSSARQRAVEARGGNGFLTVAATHAALLLAQGTGRLHRSVTDRGVVAVLDSRLANARYGGFLRASLPPFWPTMDPKVARDALRRLDAAAPA
- the serB gene encoding phosphoserine phosphatase SerB — translated: MTQTPVLITTTGPDKPGVSSVLFAVLTRHDVDVLDVEQVVIRGQLVLGVLAGVYRDPEGLQESVEQAMASVGMQVDVKIGSAIGDDPFALGRSDSSHVLVVLGRPVTARGFSEVARRLASLGANIDAIRSVADYPVTGLELYVSVDRDTPEADTALRSELADAAVEAGVDIAVERAGITRRAKRLVVFDVDSTLIQGEVIEMLGAHAGVEPEIREITEAAMRGELNFTESLERRVALLEGLPASAIDEVAASIELTPGARTTIRTLKRMGFKTGVVSGGFTQVIGGLVEELGLDFAAANELEIVDGKLTGRVVGDVVDRAGKAKVLRRFAGEYDIPLEQCVAVGDGANDIDMLSAAGMGVAFNAKPALREVADTALSHPYLDAVLFVLGLTRGEVEAADAADGLELMRP